Proteins from a genomic interval of Microbacterium esteraromaticum:
- a CDS encoding HpcH/HpaI aldolase/citrate lyase family protein: MSLDMGPALLFCPADRPERFTGALQKADAVILDLEDAVLPAAKAQARENIAAADLDPERVIVRVNAPDTADFAKDLDVLARTSFRRVMVAKSEDPGMLDVFRADQQVIALCETALGVHRAGEVAAHERTVALMWGAEDLVASLGGLSSRFADGRYRDVARQARAQVLLAAGAYGRTAIDAVHLDIDDVQGLAEEAADAVASGFGATACIHPKQVAVIREAYRPDADTVEWARAVLVAAEGERGVFRFEGRMIDEPVLRHARAVVERGMRIDG, encoded by the coding sequence ATGTCACTCGATATGGGCCCTGCCCTGCTGTTCTGCCCGGCCGACCGCCCGGAGCGTTTCACGGGTGCGTTGCAGAAGGCGGATGCCGTCATCCTCGACCTCGAAGATGCGGTGCTCCCCGCGGCCAAGGCGCAGGCGCGTGAGAACATCGCCGCCGCCGACCTTGACCCGGAGCGCGTGATCGTGCGAGTCAATGCTCCCGACACGGCGGACTTCGCGAAGGATCTCGACGTGCTCGCGCGCACATCGTTCCGTCGCGTGATGGTCGCCAAGAGCGAGGATCCCGGGATGCTGGATGTCTTCCGCGCGGATCAGCAGGTCATCGCGCTGTGTGAGACGGCATTGGGCGTGCACCGCGCGGGCGAGGTCGCGGCGCACGAACGCACGGTCGCGCTGATGTGGGGGGCTGAGGACCTCGTCGCCTCGTTGGGTGGCCTGTCCAGTCGGTTCGCCGACGGTCGCTACCGCGACGTGGCCCGCCAGGCGCGAGCGCAGGTGCTGCTGGCGGCCGGCGCGTACGGCCGCACGGCGATCGACGCGGTGCATCTCGACATCGACGACGTGCAGGGACTCGCCGAAGAAGCAGCGGATGCCGTCGCCTCGGGCTTCGGCGCGACGGCCTGCATCCATCCGAAGCAGGTGGCTGTGATCCGTGAGGCCTACCGGCCGGACGCTGACACGGTCGAGTGGGCCCGTGCCGTGCTGGTCGCCGCAGAGGGGGAGCGTGGCGTGTTCCGGTTCGAGGGCCGCATGATCGATGAGCCGGTCTTGCGGCACGCACGCGCTGTAGTCGAACGAGGTATGCGTATCGACGGATGA
- a CDS encoding histidine phosphatase family protein, whose product MTLLTVVRHGQTNWNLDRRIQGSTDIPLNDTGRADARRAAAVLAGSGYDAVYASPLMRARETAQIIADELALPDPLLTRGMREREFGEGEGLLVDEYLQRWGDWTAPVPGAETLDQVRERALNSLERIARAARRRSAPRAESIVVVSHGGVLRALLLHASGGTLPREGDVLRNGSVHRFVAERGSLRLLESVAA is encoded by the coding sequence GTGACCCTGCTGACTGTTGTGCGCCATGGCCAGACCAACTGGAACCTCGATCGACGCATCCAGGGGTCGACCGACATCCCCCTCAACGACACGGGACGCGCGGATGCCCGCCGCGCAGCGGCGGTGCTCGCGGGATCCGGTTACGACGCCGTCTACGCCAGCCCGTTGATGCGGGCACGCGAGACCGCGCAGATCATCGCCGACGAACTCGCTCTGCCCGATCCCCTGCTCACCCGCGGGATGCGCGAACGCGAGTTCGGCGAGGGCGAGGGGCTGCTCGTCGACGAGTACCTACAGCGCTGGGGCGACTGGACGGCGCCCGTACCCGGTGCCGAAACACTCGACCAGGTGCGCGAGCGGGCACTCAACTCGCTCGAGCGGATCGCCCGCGCTGCCCGACGTCGCTCGGCGCCGCGCGCCGAGTCGATCGTCGTCGTCAGCCACGGCGGCGTGCTGCGGGCGCTGCTGCTGCACGCGTCGGGCGGAACGCTGCCCCGCGAGGGCGACGTGCTGCGCAACGGCTCGGTGCATCGCTTCGTTGCCGAGCGCGGCAGCCTTCGTCTGCTGGAATCAGTCGCGGCATGA
- a CDS encoding Sir2 family NAD-dependent protein deacetylase yields MTSIEPQALDPDAIDRAAALLRGRRTAVLTGAGISTDSGIPAYRGAGAPPRVSPMTIQTYLSDEAARRRYWMGGHLGYRRFTSPDPNGGHRALAALEHNGDVTGVITQNVDGLHLRAGSRRVVELHGTMHRVRCLDCGQVFDRRAISAQIDELNPWIAVPENVVLNPDGDVTPESADGFMIPSCTVCGGMLKPEVVYFGEFVPTGRFRLSEALVHGSDALLVAGTSLTVNSGIRVIERARRRGMPLVIVNHEPTRADRWADAVVSGGTTPVLTGIARALGAL; encoded by the coding sequence GTGACGTCGATCGAACCGCAAGCCCTGGATCCCGACGCCATCGATCGTGCCGCCGCTCTGCTGCGCGGCCGCCGGACCGCCGTGCTCACCGGCGCGGGCATCTCGACCGACTCGGGTATTCCCGCCTATCGGGGCGCCGGAGCACCGCCGCGTGTGTCGCCCATGACGATCCAGACGTATCTGTCTGATGAAGCGGCCCGCCGGCGCTACTGGATGGGCGGTCACCTCGGCTACCGCCGGTTCACCTCGCCCGATCCCAACGGCGGGCACCGCGCACTCGCTGCTCTGGAGCACAATGGGGACGTCACCGGTGTGATCACACAGAACGTCGACGGTCTGCACCTGCGTGCGGGCAGCCGGCGGGTCGTCGAACTGCACGGCACGATGCATCGCGTGAGGTGCCTGGACTGCGGACAGGTCTTCGACCGGCGGGCCATCAGCGCGCAGATCGACGAGCTCAACCCGTGGATCGCGGTGCCGGAGAACGTCGTGCTCAACCCCGACGGGGACGTGACGCCCGAGAGCGCGGACGGCTTCATGATTCCGTCGTGCACTGTCTGTGGCGGGATGCTGAAACCCGAGGTGGTCTACTTCGGAGAGTTCGTCCCCACCGGGCGCTTCCGACTCTCTGAGGCCCTCGTGCACGGCTCGGATGCCCTCCTGGTGGCGGGCACCTCGCTGACGGTGAACTCGGGCATCCGCGTGATCGAGCGCGCGCGCCGGCGGGGAATGCCCCTGGTCATCGTCAACCACGAACCGACCCGAGCCGACCGGTGGGCCGATGCGGTGGTCAGCGGCGGTACCACGCCTGTGCTGACAGGCATTGCCCGCGCGCTCGGCGCTCTCTGA
- a CDS encoding TrmH family RNA methyltransferase: MRLLPVTDAHDHVLDDYRSLTDAALRRVQEPAGGLYIAESAKVIERALAAGHVPRSVLTQQRWLDDVAALLDGRDVPVYVVSDAVAHELTGFAVHRGVMAAMRRPELPALTTVLENARRVLVLEDIADPTNIGAAFRAAAGLGADAVLVTPRCGDPLYRRSVRVSMGTVFQVPWTRIGEWADAAQQLHAHGFEIAALALCDDAVPLDDYAASRPDRIALVMGTEGEGLSADALAVADRVVTIPMAGGVDSLNVASAAAVAVWAITR, from the coding sequence ATGCGCTTGCTGCCCGTGACCGATGCACACGACCACGTGCTCGATGACTACCGTTCCCTCACCGATGCCGCGTTGCGGCGCGTGCAGGAGCCGGCGGGCGGGCTGTACATCGCCGAGTCCGCGAAGGTCATCGAACGCGCCCTGGCGGCGGGGCACGTGCCGAGATCCGTGCTCACCCAGCAGCGTTGGCTGGACGACGTCGCCGCGCTTCTGGACGGACGCGATGTGCCGGTGTATGTGGTGTCGGATGCCGTGGCGCACGAACTGACCGGCTTCGCCGTGCACCGGGGTGTCATGGCAGCGATGCGGCGTCCGGAACTTCCGGCGCTGACCACGGTGCTCGAGAACGCACGGCGGGTGCTCGTGCTCGAAGACATCGCCGACCCGACCAACATCGGTGCGGCGTTTCGCGCCGCGGCAGGACTGGGAGCGGATGCTGTGTTGGTCACGCCGCGGTGTGGCGACCCGCTCTACCGTCGGAGCGTGCGGGTGAGCATGGGCACGGTGTTTCAGGTGCCCTGGACACGTATCGGAGAGTGGGCCGATGCCGCACAACAGCTGCACGCGCACGGCTTCGAGATCGCCGCTCTCGCGTTGTGCGATGATGCGGTGCCGCTGGATGACTATGCCGCCTCGCGTCCCGATCGGATCGCCCTGGTCATGGGCACCGAGGGCGAAGGGCTCTCGGCGGACGCACTCGCGGTGGCCGACCGCGTCGTCACGATCCCGATGGCCGGCGGTGTCGACTCGCTCAACGTCGCCTCGGCCGCGGCGGTCGCCGTGTGGGCGATCACCCGCTGA
- a CDS encoding SGNH/GDSL hydrolase family protein yields the protein MTDRDSSRTPYVANEGPHPWRRFVAVGDSFTEGIGDPDPVAVGTHRGWADRVAEVLSQDVEDFAYANLAVRGKLIAQIAETQIDAAVALRPDLISICAGGNDVIRPGTDPDEIASQLDDAVTRLSTTGAAVVLFTGIDTGFTPVFRPFRGKVAIYNENVRAVAERHDCIVADQWALKTIQDMRFFDDDRLHLNALGHHEVARMVLRALNVPNDLQAMQPEPLPMRTWREARAEDIGWAREHLVPWVLRRLRHQSSGDNVTAKRPEAVPYVHLDDSETGQN from the coding sequence ATGACCGATCGCGACTCATCGCGCACCCCGTACGTCGCCAACGAAGGTCCCCACCCGTGGCGCCGCTTTGTCGCTGTCGGCGACTCGTTCACCGAGGGCATCGGCGACCCCGATCCCGTCGCCGTCGGCACGCATCGCGGCTGGGCCGACCGTGTCGCCGAGGTGCTCTCCCAGGACGTGGAAGACTTCGCCTACGCGAACCTGGCCGTGCGCGGAAAGCTCATCGCCCAGATCGCAGAGACCCAGATCGACGCGGCTGTCGCCCTGCGCCCCGACCTCATCTCGATCTGCGCCGGTGGCAACGACGTGATCCGGCCGGGCACCGATCCGGACGAGATCGCCTCCCAGCTCGATGACGCAGTGACCCGGCTGTCGACCACCGGTGCTGCCGTCGTCCTCTTCACGGGCATCGACACGGGCTTCACCCCGGTGTTCCGCCCGTTCCGCGGCAAGGTCGCGATCTACAACGAGAACGTGCGCGCCGTCGCCGAACGCCACGACTGCATCGTCGCCGACCAGTGGGCGCTGAAGACGATCCAGGACATGCGCTTCTTCGACGATGACCGCCTGCACTTGAACGCGCTCGGTCACCACGAGGTGGCACGCATGGTGCTGCGGGCACTGAACGTGCCCAATGACCTGCAGGCCATGCAACCCGAACCGCTGCCGATGCGCACCTGGCGCGAAGCGCGGGCCGAAGACATCGGGTGGGCACGCGAACACCTCGTGCCCTGGGTGCTGCGGCGTCTGCGCCACCAGTCCTCGGGTGACAACGTCACGGCGAAGCGCCCGGAGGCCGTGCCATACGTCCACCTCGACGATTCGGAAACGGGCCAGAATTGA
- a CDS encoding DEAD/DEAH box helicase encodes MLSPSFPQRAPWGTADKLRAWQREALERYFAADQRDFLVAATPGAGKTTFALTLAVELLRMGEVNRVIVVAPTEHLKTQWANAAARVSIRLDPQFKNSHWAPSRQYHGVVVTYAQVAARSSVHRHLTEDAKTLVVLDEVHHGGDALSWGDAIRDAYGPAKRRLLLSGTPFRSDTAPIPFVEYHPDESGARISTTDYAYGYGRALEDGVVRPVLFHMYAGKMRWRTSAGDELEAHLGQDNTKDVTSQAWRTALDPEGEWMPAVLSAADRRLSEIRHHVPDAGGLVLATDQTVARAYAKILHRITGEQATVVLSDDASASERIEQFSGNTRRWMVAVRMVSEGVDVPRLAVGVYATSSSTPLFFAQAIGRFVRARRRGEAASVFLPNVPVLMTLANELEKQRDHALDRQTKDDDGLEDSLLESANREDDASDALTQEFSYQAISSLAHFDRVVFDGKEFGQLAEPGTPEEEEFIGIPGLLEPEHVHELLMQRQARQGRLRQEREAAAPPEATTTLPAPLHRTLREQRQLLNSLVGLYARQSGEAHGQVHAELRRVCGGPAVAQATVTQLQSRIDVLRKRVRS; translated from the coding sequence ATGCTCTCTCCGTCCTTCCCTCAGCGCGCCCCGTGGGGAACCGCAGACAAACTCAGGGCATGGCAGCGCGAGGCGCTCGAACGCTACTTCGCCGCCGATCAGCGCGACTTCCTCGTCGCCGCGACGCCCGGCGCCGGTAAGACGACGTTCGCGCTCACGCTGGCGGTTGAACTGCTGCGGATGGGCGAAGTCAACCGCGTGATCGTCGTCGCGCCTACCGAGCATCTCAAGACGCAGTGGGCGAATGCCGCGGCGCGCGTCAGCATCCGCCTCGATCCGCAGTTCAAGAACAGCCACTGGGCACCGTCGCGTCAGTATCACGGCGTGGTCGTCACCTACGCGCAGGTCGCTGCGCGCTCGTCGGTGCACCGCCACCTCACCGAGGACGCGAAGACCCTCGTGGTCCTCGATGAGGTGCATCACGGCGGCGACGCGCTTAGCTGGGGCGACGCGATCCGCGACGCGTACGGCCCGGCTAAGCGCCGCCTGCTGCTGTCGGGAACGCCGTTCCGCAGCGACACGGCCCCGATCCCGTTCGTCGAGTACCACCCCGACGAGTCCGGTGCGCGCATCTCGACCACCGACTATGCGTACGGGTACGGCCGCGCGCTCGAAGACGGCGTCGTGCGGCCGGTGCTGTTCCACATGTACGCCGGCAAGATGCGCTGGCGCACCAGCGCCGGTGACGAGCTCGAAGCGCATCTGGGCCAGGACAACACCAAGGACGTCACCTCGCAGGCGTGGCGCACGGCGCTCGACCCCGAGGGCGAGTGGATGCCGGCGGTGCTGTCGGCCGCCGACCGCCGGCTGAGCGAGATCCGCCATCATGTGCCGGATGCCGGTGGGCTGGTGCTCGCAACCGACCAGACGGTCGCCCGTGCCTACGCGAAGATCCTGCACCGCATCACGGGCGAGCAAGCCACCGTGGTGCTCTCGGACGACGCCTCGGCGTCGGAGCGCATCGAGCAGTTCAGCGGCAACACCCGTCGCTGGATGGTGGCGGTGCGCATGGTGTCCGAGGGCGTGGACGTGCCGCGTCTGGCGGTGGGCGTGTACGCGACGTCGTCATCGACGCCGCTGTTCTTCGCTCAGGCGATCGGTCGGTTCGTGCGCGCGCGGCGTCGCGGCGAGGCCGCCAGTGTGTTCCTGCCCAACGTTCCGGTGCTGATGACGCTGGCCAATGAGCTCGAGAAGCAGCGCGATCATGCGCTGGACCGTCAGACCAAGGACGACGACGGTCTCGAGGACTCGTTGCTGGAGAGCGCGAACCGTGAGGACGATGCCTCGGATGCCCTCACGCAGGAGTTCAGCTACCAGGCGATCTCGTCGCTGGCGCACTTCGACCGTGTGGTCTTCGACGGCAAGGAGTTCGGTCAGCTCGCTGAGCCGGGAACCCCCGAGGAGGAGGAGTTCATCGGCATCCCGGGCCTTCTCGAACCCGAGCACGTGCATGAGCTGCTGATGCAGCGCCAGGCGCGCCAGGGCCGCCTGCGTCAGGAGCGAGAGGCGGCGGCGCCGCCGGAGGCGACGACGACCCTGCCGGCGCCGCTGCACCGCACGCTGCGCGAGCAGCGTCAGTTGCTCAACAGCTTGGTCGGTCTGTACGCGCGTCAGAGCGGAGAGGCACACGGTCAGGTGCATGCCGAGCTGCGTCGGGTCTGCGGCGGGCCGGCGGTCGCGCAGGCCACGGTGACCCAGTTGCAGTCGCGCATCGACGTGCTGCGTAAGCGCGTGCGCTCCTGA
- a CDS encoding VIT1/CCC1 transporter family protein, protein MTTPVQPTAADRKRWARYLVEERAEGAVYTRLAARRTGEEREILLALAEAERRHEQHWLDLLGGEEPTRLPRAGVRSRMLGWMAGRFGSIFVLALAQSAEARSPYDAEQYATPAMRADEKVHHEVVRGLAARGRRRLSGSFRAAVFGANDGLVSNLALVLGIGATGVSSSFVLFSGIAGLLAGALSMGAGEFVSVRSQRELLAATEANDDADANAGDLDIDANELALVYRARGVDELEALARAQKVVAAARVGVRRTFPTPVGAAARYDSDDVVGSDWMAAISSFLLFSSGAIIPVLPWIFGLSGMTAILVALALVGIALLSTGAMVGILSGGPPLSRALRQLVIGFGAAAITYALGLAFGVGAV, encoded by the coding sequence ATGACCACCCCCGTCCAACCCACCGCCGCTGACCGCAAGCGGTGGGCTCGGTACCTTGTCGAAGAACGTGCGGAAGGCGCGGTTTACACCCGCTTGGCGGCACGGCGCACGGGGGAGGAGCGTGAGATCCTGCTCGCCCTCGCCGAGGCGGAGCGCCGTCACGAGCAGCACTGGCTCGACCTGCTCGGCGGCGAGGAGCCGACGCGCCTTCCGCGCGCCGGAGTGCGCTCTCGCATGCTGGGCTGGATGGCGGGCCGGTTCGGGTCGATCTTCGTGCTCGCACTCGCGCAGAGCGCTGAGGCGCGATCGCCCTATGACGCCGAGCAGTACGCCACTCCGGCCATGCGCGCCGATGAGAAGGTGCACCACGAAGTGGTGCGGGGTCTGGCGGCACGGGGGAGGAGGCGTCTGTCGGGCTCATTCCGCGCCGCCGTGTTCGGCGCAAACGACGGATTGGTGTCTAACCTCGCCCTCGTACTGGGAATCGGCGCGACGGGCGTCAGCTCGTCGTTCGTCCTGTTCAGCGGAATCGCGGGGCTCCTCGCCGGAGCGCTGTCGATGGGCGCAGGGGAGTTCGTCTCAGTGCGCTCGCAGCGCGAACTGCTGGCGGCGACCGAGGCGAACGACGATGCGGATGCCAATGCGGGCGACCTGGACATCGATGCCAACGAGCTCGCGTTGGTCTACCGCGCACGCGGGGTCGACGAGCTCGAAGCCCTCGCACGCGCCCAGAAGGTTGTCGCCGCGGCACGTGTCGGTGTGCGGCGCACCTTCCCGACGCCCGTCGGCGCTGCCGCACGGTACGACTCCGATGATGTGGTCGGCAGCGATTGGATGGCCGCGATCTCCAGCTTCCTGCTGTTCTCATCGGGGGCGATCATCCCGGTGCTGCCGTGGATCTTCGGCCTCAGCGGCATGACGGCGATCCTTGTCGCGCTGGCGCTGGTCGGGATCGCCCTGCTGTCGACCGGCGCGATGGTCGGCATCCTCTCGGGCGGGCCACCCCTGTCACGCGCGCTACGACAGCTCGTGATCGGATTCGGTGCTGCGGCCATCACCTACGCACTGGGACTGGCCTTCGGCGTCGGCGCGGTGTGA